In Cryptomeria japonica chromosome 10, Sugi_1.0, whole genome shotgun sequence, a genomic segment contains:
- the LOC131040981 gene encoding uncharacterized protein LOC131040981, with amino-acid sequence MVLVAAPLNEESEQRSDKVQMDNSLVHNKIKILEGHTEHSSNDYEDSDIPLAPRLIEAVEDGGVSTSVENVSQSNSKIFDTIKQAVILAECLDIKKSTPDDDLQDWQMAPYIEAVGAQNFSYFMAQEVRGYLTPATDRMHYAYCVDFPTIPALLKEYAELMVSCGIVGDALRIFEELELWDNLIYCYRLLGKNPAAIDLIKERLQHNPEDPRLWCSLGDVTLNDDNYIKALEVSGNRFARAERSLARSAYNRGEYKLSRSHWEASLALNSLHPDGWFALGSAALKARDFDKAIDGFTRAVQLDPDNGEAWNNIACLHMMKKRNKEAFTAFKEALKNEHNKFPGKCGASIPVEEKICIQR; translated from the exons ATGGTTCTGGTAGCAGCTCCCTTGAATGAAGAGAGTGAGCAGAGAAGTGACAAAGTTCAAATGGACAATTCTCTAGTGCACAATAAGATTAAAATTCTCGAGGGACATACTGAGCACTCATCTAATGATTATGAAGACAGTGACATACCGTTAGCTCCAAGGTTAATTGAAGCAGTTGAAGATGGAGGAGTTTCCACGAGTGTTGAAAATGTTAGTCAAAGCAATTCAAAGATATTTGATACCATTAAGCAGGCAGTTATATTGGCAGAATGTCTTGACATTAAAAAGAGTACACCAGATGATGACTTGCAGGACTGGCAGATGGCTCCTTATATAGAAGCTGTGGGTGCTCAGAATTTCTCCTACTTTATG GCACAGGAAGTGCGAGGGTACTTAACACCAGCTACAGACAGAATGCACTATGCTTACTGTGTTGACTTCCCCACCATACCAGCACTTCTCAAGGAGTATGCTGAACTTATGGTGAGCTGTGGTATTGTTGGAGATGCCTTAAGGATTTTCGAGGAACTTGAGCTATGGGATAATCTTATATATTGCTATCGTTTGTTAGGCAAAAACCCAGCAGCAATTGATCTCATCAAAGAGCGCCTACAACATAATCCAGAGGACCCTAGACTATGGTGTTCACTGGGAGATGTTACTCTTAATGATGATAACTACATCAAAGCCTTGGAAGTTTCTGGTAATAGATTTGCTCGTGCTGAGAGATCGTTAGCAAGAAGTGCATATAATAGAGGGGAGTACAAACTGTCCCGAAGTCATTGGGAAGCTTCACTTGCTCTAAATTCACTACATCCAGACGGATGGTTTGCACTTGGTTCAGCAGCCTTGAAGGCCAGAGATTTTGATAAGGCCATAGATGGTTTTACACGAGCTGTACAGCTTGATCCAGATAATGGGGAGGCTTGGAATAACATTGCTTGCttacatatgatgaagaagaggaacaagGAGGCCTTTACTGCTTTTAAAGAAGCATTAAAAAACGAACACAATAAGTTTCCTGGTAAATGTGGTGCGAGCATACCTGTAGAGGAAAAGATTTGCATTCAGAGATGA